The proteins below come from a single Miscanthus floridulus cultivar M001 chromosome 1, ASM1932011v1, whole genome shotgun sequence genomic window:
- the LOC136475295 gene encoding glycolate oxidase 1: protein MGEITNVMEYQAIAKQKLPKMAYDYYASGAEDEWTLKENREAFSRILFRPRILIDVSKIDMTTSVLGFKISMPIMVAPTAFQKMAHPDGEYATARAASAAGTIMTLSSWATSSVEEVASTGPGIRFFQLYVHKDRKVVEQLVRRAQRAGFKAIALTVDTPRLGRREADIKNRFVLPPYLTLKNFEGLDLGKMDQANDSGLASYVAGQIDRTLSWKDVKWLQSITSMPILVKGVVTAEDARLAVQSGAAGIIVSNHGARQLDYVPATISALEEVVKAAQGRIPVYLDGGVRRGTDVFKALALGAAGIFVGRPVVFALAAEGEAGVRNVLRMLRDEFELTMALSGCTTLADINRSRILTEGDRLRPTPRL from the exons ATGGGGGAGATCACGAACGTGATGGAGTACCAGGCCATCGCGAAGCAGAAGCTTCCCAAGATGGCCTACGACTACTACGCCTCCGGCGCCGAGGACGAGTGGACGCTCAAGGAGAACAGGGAGGCCTTCTCCAGGATCCT GTTCCGGCCTCGCATCCTGATCGATGTGTCCAAGATTGACATGACCACAAGTGTTCTGGGTTTCAAGATCTCAATGCCCATTATGGTTGCCCCCACTGCCTTTCAGAAGATGGCTCACCCAGATG GGGAGTATGCAACTGCACGGGCAGCGTCAGCAGCGGGGACTATCATG acactgtcgtcatgggcaaCTTCAAGCGTGGAGGAGGTCGCCTCCACCGGACCGGGAATCCGCTTCTTCCAGCTATAT GTGCACAAGGACAGGAAGGTGGTGGAGCAGCTGGTGAGAAGGGCCCAGAGGGCTGGGTTCAAGGCGATCGCGCTCACCGTGGACACCCCGCGCCTGGGCCGCCGTGAAGCCGACATCAAGAACAG GTTCGTTCTGCCGCCATACCTGACGTTGAAGAACTTCGAGGGCCTGGACCTTGGCAAGATGGACCAG GCCAATGACTCCGGGCTGGCGTCCTACGTTGCTGGACAGATCGACCGCACCCTCAGCTGGAAG GATGTTAAGTGGCTGCAGAGCATCACCTCGATGCCGATCCTGGTGAAGGGAGTCGTCACGGCGGAGGACG CGAGGCTGGCCGTCCAATCCGGCGCGGCGGGCATCATCGTGTCCAACCACGGCGCGCGGCAGCTGGACTACGTGCCGGCCACCATCAGCGCGCTCGAGGAGGTCGTGAAGGCCGCGCAGGGGCGCATCCCGGTGTACCTGGACGGCGGCGTCCGCCGCGGCACCGACGTGTTCAAGGCGCTCGCGCTGGGGGCCGCCGGCATCTTC GTCGGGAGGCCTGTGGTGTTCGCGCTGGCGGCGGAGGGCGAGGCGGGCGTCCGGAACGTGCTCCGGATGCTCCGGGACGAGTTCGAGCTCACCATGGCGCTCAGCGGCTGCACCACGCTGGCCGACATCAACCGCAGCCGCATCCTCACCGAGGGCGACCGCCTCCGCCCCACGCCCAGGTTGTGA